Below is a window of Clavibacter michiganensis subsp. tessellarius DNA.
CGGACTCCGCCACCTCGAGCGTCACACGGAGGTCGTCGGGGCTCGGCTCGAACAGCGTGTCGCCGAGGACCACGTCCTGGGGGCGGTGCTCCGGCGGCAGATCCGTGACGAGCAGCTCGTCGAGGCGGTCGAGGCGGAAGGTGCGGACGGCGCCGCGCGCCAGATCCCAGCCACGCAGGTACCAGTCCTGGTCGACCGACTCGAGGCGCAGCGGATCCACCACCCGGCGCTCCGTGCCGCCCCGGGGGCTGCGGTAGTCGAACTCGACGCGGCGCTCGTCGGCGATCGCGCGGCGGAGGTCCTCGCGCGTGCGGTCCCCCGCTCCCGCGGCGACGGCCACCTGGCTGGGGCTCGCCGAGGAGCCGCGCGCCAGCTTCGCCATGAGCTGTCCGACGAGGTCGAGGTCGCTCGCGTCGGCCTGGGAGGACACGTACTGGAGCCCCGCGATGAGGGCCGCCGCCTCGCGCGCGGAGAACCGCGGCGAGTCGTCGAGGGCCACCATGTGGGTGATCACGATCTGGTCGTTGTCCTCGAAGTCGTCCCAGGCGATGTCGAACAGGTCGCCGTGCTGGTACGAGGACGTGGATCCGGGCACGCCGGAGACCGCGATGAGGCGCACGGCCTGGCGGATCTGCTCGGCCGGCACCCGGAAGTGCGCGGCCGCCTGGGCGACGCCGACCCGGCCGTGGTCGGTGAGGTAGGGCACGAGGGCGAGCAGGAAGGCGAGCTTGTCCTGCGCCTGGAGCGGTGCGGCGCGGTCGGTCACGATGCGTCCCCCCGGTGGGCGGCGGCGGTCTCGGCGAGGCGGGCGCGCACGGCGTCGCGCAGCCGGGGCGGCGCGACGACGCGCGCCTCGGGGCCGAAGCCGGCCACCTCATCGGCGAACAGGTTGGTGTCGGAGTAGTGCACGCGCAGGCGCCCGTCGCCGAGGTCCTCGGTGTCGCGACGGCGGCGGAGGCGGATCTCGGCGTCGGACCCGGGGGCGACCGCCACCTCGCCGACGCCGTTCGCCCAGACCCGGTCGAGGTCGGCGAGGGCGCGCTCGGCGTGGTCCTCCCCCTCGGGGGTGAACGCGCGGCTCGTCACGCGCACGCGGTCGACGATGCGGGAGAGCAGGAAGGTGCGCGGGCCGTCGGCGTCCTGGTCGACGCCGTGCAGGTGCCAGCGTCCCTGGTGCTGCACGAGCGCGAGCGGCGCGACGGTGCGGGTCCGGGCGGTGCGCTCGCCGGGCTTGAGGTAGCCGAACGTGACGAGCACGTGCCGCTCCAGCGCGACGCTGAGCGGCCCGAACGCCGCCTCGCGGGTGCGGAGCCGCGGCGCGTAGCCGATGACCGGGTCGTCGGACTCGACGCCGAGCGAGCGCAGCTTGATGAGCGCGCGGCGCGACTCCCCCGACAGCGACCCCTCGCGCCACACCATGGCCGCGAGGTTGAGCAGCGTCGTCTCCTCCGGCGTGAACGACAGGTCGGCGGGCAGCTCGTAGGCGCCCCGCGGGATCCGGTAGCGGAGCAGCTGGTTGTTGCCCTCCTGGCCCGGGGACTCGACCGTCTCGAGCGGCACGCCGAGGTCGCGGATGTCGTCCTTGTCGCGCTCGAACTGGCGCTCCAGGTTCGCGTTGTCGCCGCCGGCCCGGTACCGCTGCCGGTATCCCTGGACGCTCGAGAGGACCTCGTTCTTGGTCAGGCCCTGCTCGGTGGCGAGCAGCGCCAGCACCAGGCTGAACAGCCGCTCCTCGACCGGCACGGCGGGGCGGGGGGATGACTCGGGCACTCGGATGTCCTCACGGTGGTGCAGCCCCCGGCCGGTGGCGATGCGCTTACTTGCTCGGCTTGCTCGTCCCGAGGATATCCACCACGTAGACGAGCGTGGAACCCGCGGGGACCTTGGCGGACGCCTGGTCGCCGAATCCGTCGGCGGGCGGGACCACCGCGATGACCTGGTCGCCCACGTGCTTGCCCACGAGGGCCTTGGCGAGCCCCGGGGTGACGACCACCGCGGAGGGCGCCGCCGACGCGCCGCCCGTGCTCGCCGTGGCGGGCACCTGGAGCGGGCCGCCGGCGGCCCAGCTGGATCCGAAGACGGCCTGCTTCTCGGCCGACGCGCTCGTGCCCCAGACGACGCCCGTGTACTGCATCGTGACGACGTCGCCCCCGGCCACCTCGTCGCCGTCGCCCGCGCGCAGCAGCGCGTCGCGGTACTCGGTGGGCGGCGTGCTCGGCGGGATCGTGACGCCCGGGACGCCGTCGTCGGTCGTGACGACCGAGGGGAAGCCGGCCTGCGCGGGACGCGGGTCGCCGGTGGCGCGCTCCGGGAAGGAGGACGTGATGTCGACGACGAGGACGAGGCCGTCCGTCGCCGCGAGCCCGCGGGAGGAGAGGTCCTGGCCCGGGAAGACGGCGGAGACGGGCACGGTGACGGCGAGGCGCGAGCCGACCGGCATGCAGGTCATGGCGTCCTCGAGGTACGGGAGCCCCTCGTGCAGCGACGCCGTGGTGAACACGTCCGACCCGGTGGTGCGGGAGTTCGGGGCGACGCGGGCGTAGTCCGCGAGCGTCTCGCCCGTCTTCCCGTCGACGATGGAGGCCGCCGCGGTGATGCCCTGGTGCGGCTGCACCCGCGCGCCGTCGCCCTCGACGAGGACGGACACCTCGGTGCCCGAGGGCTTGAGCGGGGTCGGGAACGTGACGGACGCCGGCGCGCTGCCGACGTCGCCCGTGGCGGTGACCGTGCTCGACGAGGTGCCGGGCTGCCCGAGGGGCGTGCAGTCGGCCGCGGAACCGGATCCGGAGCCCGAGGGGCTGCAGGCGGCGAGCGACAGGACGATCCCTGCGCAGACGGTGAGCGCGGCGGAACGGCGCACGTGACTCCTCTTTCGATGGTGGGGGCGGCCGGCACGCACCCGCGTGATCGGCCCTGTCATCCTAGGCGGTGGGGTCGGCGGGCTCCGGCGCATCGCCCGGGACCTCGGGAGCGGCGGCGCCGTCCGCCTCGGCCGCGTCGCGCGCGCCGGCCAGCTCGGCCCCGTGCTCCGCGATGCGGACGCGCTTGCGCAGGACCTTGTCGCTGACGCGCCGCTCGCCGAGCGATCCGGGGGTCCAGGCCTCCATGTCCTCGTCGCTGAAGTCGGACTTCGAGGCGCGGCGCTTGAGCTGCGGGAGGACGGATCCGGGCGCGAGGCGCCGGGCGGTGATGAGGAAGCCGGTGTGCCCGATCATCCGGTGCTCGGGGCGGACCGCGAGGCCCTCGACGTGCCAGCCGCGGATCATCGTCTCGCTCGCGTCGGGGTTCGTGAACAGGCCCGTGTCGCGCAGCGCCTCGGCGACGCGCGACAGCTGCGTGACCGTGGCCACGTAGCAGAGCAGCACGCCGCCGGGCGTGAGGGCCTCGGCGACCGCGACGACGCACTCCCACGGGGCGAGCATGTCGAGGACGACGCGGTCGACGGAGTGCGGCTCGGTGACGGTCGGCAGCGCCTCGGCGAGGTCGCCGAGCGTGATCGACCAGTTCTCCGGGCTGTGCCCGAAGTAGCTCGAGACGTTGCCGCGGGCGACGTCGGCGAACTCCTCGCGGCGCTCGAAGGAGAGCAGCGTGCCGGTGGGGCCGAGGGCGCGCAGCAGCCACATGGAGAGCGCGCCGGATCCGACGCCCGCCTCCACGACCGTGGCGCCCGGGAACACGTCGGCGAGGCCGAGGATCTGGGCGGCGTCCTTGGGGTAGATGATCGCGGCGCCGCGGGGCATCGACATGACGACGTCCGACAGGAGCGGCCGGAGCGCGAGGCACTCGACCCCCGCGCTGTTCGTGACGACGCTGCCGTCGGGGAGGCCGATGAGGTCGTCGTGGTCGATCATGCCCCGGTGGGTGTGGAACACCTTGCCGGGCTCGAGCAGGATCGTGTTGAGGCGGCCCTTGGGGCCGGTGAGCTGCACGCGGTCGCCCGCGCGGAAGGGGCCGCTGAAGCGCGCGGCCGCGGTGTCGACGGTCATGCGCGCACCTCGTCGCGGGTCGGGGCGACGGCATGGCGCGCGTCGTGGGCGGCCTCGACGTCGGCGAGCGTGCGGCCGGCGAGCGTGTCCCAGAGGACGTAGGCGTCGTCGGCGGGCAGGGGGACGTGGTGCGGGACGGCGATCACGGTGGCGCCGGCGGCCACGGCGGAGGCGACCCCGGGGACCGAGTCCTCGATGGCGACGCAGTCGCGGATGTCGACGCCGAGCAGGTCGGCGGCGGCGAGGTACGCCTCGGGGTGCGGCTTGCTGCGGGCGACGTCGTCGCCGGCGACCACGTGGTCGAACGCGTCGAAGGGCACGGCGTCGGCGACCTGGCGGGCCATGCGGCCGATGCTCATGGTGACGAGCGCGGTGGGGACGCCGGCCTCGCGGATGGCGCGCAGGAGCTCGCGCGCGCCGGGGCGCCACGGCACCTCGACGAGGATCTGCTCCATCACGCGGTCGCTGAGGCGGTCGATGATCTCGCCCACGGGCAGGTCGACGCCGGCCTCCTGGAGGATGCGCGCGGAGTCGGGCAGTCCGTTGCCGACGAGGCGGAGCCCGTCCTCGTGCGTCCACGTGCCGCCGAACGAGCCGACCAGCGCCTCCTCCGCCACCATCCAGTAGGGCTCGGTGTCCACGATGGTGCCGTCCATGTCCCAGAGGACGGCCGCGGGTCTGTTGCTGATCACGGGGAGCGAGTCTATCGGGGGGCCGCCGCGTCCTAGGATCGTACGACGACCGCCGGCCGGGCGGACGGGGACGGGAGTCACGTGGCGGATGCCGAGAGGTTCGTGAGCGGACGGCTGCTGGTCGTCGCCTTCGAGGGCTGGAACGACGCGGGCGAGGCGGCCAGCGGGGCGGTCCGGGCGCTCAAGGAGCTGCTCGACCTCGAGGCGGTGTCGTCCGTGGATCCCGAGGACTACTTCGACTTCCAGTTCAACCGCCCCACCATCGGCTTCGCCGAGGACGGCACCCGCGAGCTCGAGTGGCCGGGCGCCACGCTCTACGGCCCGAAGGACCCCCGACGACCCGCCCAGGACCTCGCCGCCGACGCGCAGCTCGGCGTGAGCGGCGACAACGGCGGCAGCATCCACCTCCTCCTCGGCGTCGAGCCGTCGCGGCACTGGACGGCGTTCACCGCCGAGGTGCTCGACGCCGCCCGGGCCGCCGGGGTGGAGGGCGTCGTGCTGCTCGGCGCGCTGCTCGCCGACGTGCCGCACACGCGGCCGATCACGGTCTTCTCCACGAGCGAGAACGCGGACGTCCGCGCCGAGCTCGGCATCGAGCGGAGCACGTACGAGGGCCCCGTCGGGATCCTCAGCATCATCGCCCAGCGCGCCGAGGAGATGGGCATGCCCACGGTCTCGCTCTGGGCGTCGGTCCCCCACTACGTGCACAGCGCGCCGTCGCCGAAGGCCACGCTCGCGCTCATCGACAAGCTCGAGGAGATGGTCGACGTGGTGATCCCGCGCGGCGAGCTCATCGAGGAGGCCGCCACGTGGGAGGCCGGGATCGACCAGCTGGCGGGCGAGGACGAGGACATGGCGTCCTACATCCAGCAGCTCGAGCAGGCGCGCGACACGGTCGACTCCCCCGAGGCGAGCGGCGAGGCCATCGCGCAGGAGTTCGAGAAGTACCTCCGCCGGGGCGACGGGCCGCGCGGACGCGGCGACGACCGGCCGGACGAGCCGTGGCGCCCCCGCGAGCCGAAGGACCCGAAGGAGCCGTAGGAGCCGTAGGCCCCGGAGGCCGGGACCGGCGGCTCCTCCCGCGCGGCGCCGCGCGGGCACGGGCCGTCGCGGAGGTCAGGCCGCCGGGCTCCCCAGCCGCACGCCGAGGAGCGCGTCGACGGCCTCGACCTCGACGGGCGCGGCGGGCACGCCCGTGGCCACGCGGAGGTCGACCAGCAGCAGCGCGCCGGGGGTGTCCAGGTCGTCGGCCAGGCGCTCGCGGACGAGGTGCACCAGCTCGCCGGGCTCCCCGGGCTCCCCAGCTACGACGTCGGCGTCGGCGTCGGCGTCGGCCGACGGCGTCGCGTCGGCGGCCCAGGCGTCCCACGCGGCGAGCCGGGCGACGGACTCCTCCAGGAGCGCGTCCGTCCACTCCCAGTCGGCGCGGTAGTGCTGCGCGAGGAGCGCGAGGCGGATGGCGCGCGGATCCACGCCCGCGGCCCGCAGGCGCGACACGAGCACGAGGTTGCCGAGCGACTTGCTCATCTTCTCGCCCTGGTAGGCGACCATGCCGGAGTGCGCGTAGACGCACGCGAAGTCCTCGCCGGTGAGGGCGGAGGCATGGCCGGCGGACATCTCGTGGTGCGGGAAGATCAGGTCGCTGCCACCGCCCTGAACGGTGACCGGGCGGTCGAGCTTCCGCAGGGCGATGACCGCGCACTCGATGTGCCAGCCGGGCCGGCCGCGGCCGACGACGCTGTCCCACGCGGGCTCGCCCGCGCGCTCGGCGCGCCACAGCAGCGGATCCAGCGGGTCGCGCTTGCCGGGGCGGTCCGGGTCGCCGCCACGCTCGGCGGAGAGCACAGCCATGGTGTCGCGGTCGTAGCCGCTCTCGTCGCCGAGGGCCCACGGGCCGTCCTCGCCCGCGCGGGCGACGTCGAAGTAGAGGTCCCGGGCACCGGGCTCGGCGGCGTCCGGCGTCGCGACCGGGTACGCCGTGCCGCGGCGCACGAGCTCGGCGACCGCGGCCGCCACCTCGTCGACGACCTCCGTGACGCCGACGTAGGAGTCGGGCGGCAGGATCCGCAGCGCCTCCATGTCGGTGCGGAAGAGCTCGACCTGCTCGGCGGCGAGGTCGCGCCAGTCGACGCCCGTGGCCGTGGCGCGCTCCAACAGCGGGTCGTCGACGTCGGTCACGTTCTGCACGTAGGCGACGTCGTAGCCGCGGTCGAGCCACACGCGCTGCAGCGTGTCGAACGCGAGGTACGTGGACGCGTGGCCGAGGTGCGTGGCGTCGTAGGGGGTGATGCCGCAGACGTAGAGGCCCACGCGGCCGTCGCCCACGCACTCGGCGGGGCGCACGGATCCGGTGCTCGTGTCGTGCAGGTGCGGGACGGGCGGCTCCCCCGGGACGGCGGGGACGGCGGGGCGTGACCAGGCGCGCACGGGATCAGGCCGCGATCGCGCCCGTGCCCAGCAGCACGAGCAGCACGACGCCGAGGGCGACGCGGTAGACGACGAAGGGCATGAACGTGCGCGTGGAGATGTAGCGCATGAGGCCGGCGATGACCGCGAGGCCGACGACGAAGGCGATGAGCGTCGCGACCGCGGTCTGCCCGGCGCCCGCCTGCCCGGTCTCGTCGAAGCTCTTCACGAGCTCGTAGAGGCCGCTGCCGAACACCGCCGGCACCGCGAGGAGGAACGAGTACTCCGCCGCGACCGGGCGGGCGTAGCCGAACGCGCGCGCCGCCGTCGTGGTCGCGCCCGAGCGCGAGACGCCGGGCACGAGGGCGAGCGCCTGGGCGATGCCGATGCTCACGCCGTGCCCGTAGGTCATGTCCTTCTCCCCGCGATCGCTGCGGCTGTACCGGTCGGCGAGGCCGAGCAGGATGCCGAACACGATGAGCACGATCGCGACGATCCAGAGGGAGCGGAAGGTGCTGCGGATCGTGTCCTGGAAGAGGTAGCCCGCGATGCCGATGGGGATGGTGCCGATGATGACGAGCCAGCCCATGCGCACGTCCGGGTCGCCCTTCGGCATGCCGCCGCGGAGCGAGCGGGACCAAGCCGACAGGACCTTGCCGATGCGCTTGCGGAAGAACACCACGACCGCGAGCTCCGTGCCGAGCTGCGTGATGGCGGTGAACGTGGCGCCCGGGTCGCCGCCCATGAAGAGCCCGGCGATGCGGAGGTGCGCGCTCGAGGAGATGGGCAGGAACTCGGTCAGGCCCTGGACGAGGCCCAGGATGATCGCCTCGAGATAGCTCAAACGGGTGCTCCAAGTGTCGGGTGGCCCACCTGGGGCTCGGTTCTAGTACGTCAGGAGGAGGTCGCGGAGGACCTGCCTCCCGAAGACTAGTGCGTCGAGCGGGACGCGCTCGTCGACGCCGTGGAACATCGCCGGGAAGTCCATCGAGGCCGGGAGCTTGAGCGGCGCGAAGCCGTATCCGGTGATCCCGAGGAGGCTGAGGGCCTTGTTGTCCGTGCCCCCGGAGAGCATGTACGGCAGCACCTCGGCGTCGGGGTCGTGCGTCCCGAGGGTGGCGACCATGGCGTCGACGAGCGGACCGTCGAACGGGTTCTCGAGGCCGACGTCCTGGTGCACGATGCGCACCTCGACGCCCTCGCCCGCGAGCTCGCGGACGCGCGCGAGCACCTGGTCCTCCTCGCCCGGGAGCACCCGGATGTCGACGAGCGCCTCGGCGGTGTCGGGGATCACGTTGTGCTTGTAGCCGGCGGCGAGGAGCGTCGGGTTCGTGGTGGTGCGGAGCGTCGCGGCGATGAACTTGGACGCCGTGCCCGTGGCGATCGCCAGGTCGTCCGGGGTGACCTGCGTCGGGTCGGCGCCGACGATGCGGGCGATCTCGTCGAGCAGCTGACGCGTGGTGTCGGTGAGGTGGACGGGCCACTCCTCCATGCCGATGCGCGCGACCGCGCCCGCGAGCCGGGTGACGGCGTTGTCGCGGTTGACCTGCGAGCCATGGCCCGCGGTGCCGGTGGCGACCAGGCGGATCCAGATGAGCGCCTTCTCCCCCGTCTGCAGCAGGTACGCGCGCTTGCCCGCCAGGTCGATCGAGTAGCCGCCGACCTCGCTGATGGCCTCGGTCGCGCCGGCGAACCACTCGGGGCGGTTCTCGACGACGTAGGCGGAGCCGAGCACGCCGCCGGCCTCCTCGTCGGAGAAGAAGCCCATGATGAGGTCGCGCTCGGGTGCGCGGCCCGAGGTGATGATCTCCTGCAACGCGGTGATCATCATCGCGTCCATGTTCTTCATGTCGACCGCGCCGCGGCCCCAGAGCATGCCGTCCTTGATCACGCCGCCGAACGGGTCGACGGACCAGTTCGCGGGGTCGGCGGGGACGACGTCGAGGTGGCCGTGCACGACGAGCGCGGGCTTGTCGCGGTTGCGGCCCGGGATGCGCGCGAGGACGCTCGTGCGACCGGGCGCCGCGTCGATCAGCTCCGGCTTCAGCCCAAGGTCCAGCAGGTGCTGCTCGACGTACTCGGCGGCCTCCGTCTCCCCCTCCGACCGGCCCTCGCCGTGGTTGGTCGTGTCGAACCGGATGAGGTCGCGGGCGATCCGGGCGGTGGCGTCGAGGTCGTCGGGGAGCGTGTCGGTCATGGGTCCACGCTATCGAGGCCGGGCACGGGCGTCCGGCCCGCGGGTGGTCGAGAGGCCTCCCGAGCCGTGCTAATGTCGTCTCTCGGCAGCCGGAGACGGCGGGCCGCACATCCTGTCCGGATGGCGGAATTGGTAGACGCGCTAGCTTGAGGTGCTAGTGCCCGTATTAGGGCGTGGGGGTTCAAGTCCCCCTTCGGACACACACGAGAGCCGGTCGGATCCTTCGGGATCCGGCCGGCTCTCTCTTTCTCCTCGTCGCCGCGGGCGACGACCGCGCGCCCGTTCCCGGGCTCCTCGGCCGGCGTCGGGCTACAGTCGCACTCGGCCCGCACGAGGCCACCGGACCCGAGAGCGAGATCGCATGACCGTCGTCGACAGCGCCGTGTACGTCCAGGGGGTCCGCACCGCGGATCCGGAGAGCCTCGACGAGACGTTCGAGGTGCTGCGCGAACGCCGGGGCCTCGCCTGGATCGGCCTCTACCGGCCGGACGCCGACGAGCTCCGCCACGTCGCGGACGAGTTCGGGCTGCACCCGCTGGCCGTCGAGGACGCCCTCACCGGCCACCAGCGCTCGAAGATGGAGCGCTACGGCGACACGTGGTTCGTCGTCCTCCGGCCCGCCCGCTACGTCGACGCCGACGAGCGCGTCGAGTTCGGCGAGCTGCACGTGTTCGTGGGCCCCGACTTCGTGGTCACCATCCGCCACGCCGAGTCGCCCGACCTGTCCGCCGTCCGCCGCCGCCTGGAGGACGACCCCGAGCTGCTCGGGCTCGGCGCCACCGCCGTGCTCTACGCGATCCTCGACCAGGTCGTCGACGAGTACGGCCCCGTCGCCGCGGGCCTCGAGGACGACGTGGACGAGATCGAGGACCAGATCTTCGGCGCCGACCCCGACGTCTCCCGCCGCATCTACGCCCTGATGCGCGAGGTCACCGCCTTCCAGCGCGCGACTGCGCCCCTCGGCGCCATGCTCGACGACCTGCGGGTCACCGCCGAGCGGCGCGATGTGGACCTGGAGCTCCGACGGGGCTTCCGCGACGTCCACGACCACGTCATCCGCGTCGCCGAGCGGGCCGACGCATTCCGCACGCTGCTGCAGAACGCGCTCACGGTGCACACGACCCTCGTGGGCCAGCGCCAGAACGACGAGATGAAGCGGCTCACCGAGACGAGCCTCGCGCAGAACGACCAGGTCAAGCGGATCTCGTCCTGGGCCGCGATCCTCTTCGCGCCCACGCTGGTCGGCACCATCTACGGCATGAACTTCACCAACATGCCGGAGCTGAAGTGGACCTACGGCTACCCGCTCGCGCTCGGCCTCATGGTCGTGATGGGCGGCATCCTCTACGCCGCGTTCCGGAAGCGCGGCTGGATCTGATCCCCGGGCCGGTCGGCCGTCCGCCGCGCCGATAGGGTGACGGGATGCGCGTCGTCGTCATCGGAGCCACCGGCCACATCGGGACCTTCCTCGTCCCCCGCCTCGTCGACTCCGGCCACGACGTCGTCGCCGTCAGCCGCGGCACCCGCGAGCCCTACCGCGGGTCCCCGCTCTGGGATCGCGTCGAGCGCGTCACGGCGGACCGCGACGCCGAGGACGCCGCCGGCACCTTCGCCGAGCGGATCGCGGCGCTCGCGCCCGAGGTCGTGATCGACCTCGTGTGCTTCACGCCCGAGTCGGCGCGCCACCTCGTCGAGGGGCTGCGCGGCCGCATCCGCCACCTCGTCCACGTCGGCAGCATCTGGACCCACGGCCTGAGCGCCGCGCTCCCCCTCCGCGAGGACGACCCCAAGGAGCCGTTCGGCGAGTACGGCGTGCGGAAGGCCGAGATCGAGCGGTACCTGATCCACGAGTCGCGGTCGGGCGGCGTGCCGTCCACGGTGGTGCACCCCGGCCACATCAGCGGCGGCGGCTGGCCCGTCATCACACCCGTCGGCAACCTCGATCCCGCCGTCTGGACCGCGCTCGCCACGGGCGCGCCCCTCGCCGTGCCGGGATCCGGCAGCGAGACCATGCACCACGTGCACGCCGACGACGTCGCGCAGGTGGTGCAGCTGGCCGTCGTGAACCGCGAGACGGCCGTGGGCGAGAGCTTCCACGCCGTCTCCGAGCGCGCCCTGTCCGTCCGCGGTTTCGCCCACGCCGCCGCGGCCTGGTTCGGCCGCGAGCCCGAGCTCGAGCACCTCGACTGGGACGGCTTCCGGGCGCGCACGGACCCGGAGCACGCGGACGCCAGCTGGGAGCACCTCAGCCGCAGCCACGTCGCCAGCATCGAGAAGGCGCGGGACGTGCTCGGCTACGCGCCGCGGTACACGAGCGAGGAGGCGGCCCGCGAGGCCGTCGAGTGGATGGTGCGGTCGGGCGAGCTGGACGTGCCGCTCCCCCGCTGAGCGCGCGAGGATACGACGCCCCCGGCGTCCCGGCTCCCGCCGCGCGACGTCAGACGAAGCGCGCGTCGAGCACGAGCCGGGTGCGGACCGCGAGCAGGCGCTCGGGCTCCATCGCGGTGAGGCCGGGCAGTCCCTGGGCGACGTGGTCGGCCAGCAGCGTGCGCGCGACGGCGTAGGCCGGGATCGCGTGCGGGTCGTCGGCGCCGTGCAGGACGACCGGCGCCGCGCCGAGCACGCCCGAG
It encodes the following:
- a CDS encoding undecaprenyl-diphosphate phosphatase, translated to MSYLEAIILGLVQGLTEFLPISSSAHLRIAGLFMGGDPGATFTAITQLGTELAVVVFFRKRIGKVLSAWSRSLRGGMPKGDPDVRMGWLVIIGTIPIGIAGYLFQDTIRSTFRSLWIVAIVLIVFGILLGLADRYSRSDRGEKDMTYGHGVSIGIAQALALVPGVSRSGATTTAARAFGYARPVAAEYSFLLAVPAVFGSGLYELVKSFDETGQAGAGQTAVATLIAFVVGLAVIAGLMRYISTRTFMPFVVYRVALGVVLLVLLGTGAIAA
- a CDS encoding helix-turn-helix transcriptional regulator is translated as MPESSPRPAVPVEERLFSLVLALLATEQGLTKNEVLSSVQGYRQRYRAGGDNANLERQFERDKDDIRDLGVPLETVESPGQEGNNQLLRYRIPRGAYELPADLSFTPEETTLLNLAAMVWREGSLSGESRRALIKLRSLGVESDDPVIGYAPRLRTREAAFGPLSVALERHVLVTFGYLKPGERTARTRTVAPLALVQHQGRWHLHGVDQDADGPRTFLLSRIVDRVRVTSRAFTPEGEDHAERALADLDRVWANGVGEVAVAPGSDAEIRLRRRRDTEDLGDGRLRVHYSDTNLFADEVAGFGPEARVVAPPRLRDAVRARLAETAAAHRGDAS
- a CDS encoding PAC2 family protein, which translates into the protein MADAERFVSGRLLVVAFEGWNDAGEAASGAVRALKELLDLEAVSSVDPEDYFDFQFNRPTIGFAEDGTRELEWPGATLYGPKDPRRPAQDLAADAQLGVSGDNGGSIHLLLGVEPSRHWTAFTAEVLDAARAAGVEGVVLLGALLADVPHTRPITVFSTSENADVRAELGIERSTYEGPVGILSIIAQRAEEMGMPTVSLWASVPHYVHSAPSPKATLALIDKLEEMVDVVIPRGELIEEAATWEAGIDQLAGEDEDMASYIQQLEQARDTVDSPEASGEAIAQEFEKYLRRGDGPRGRGDDRPDEPWRPREPKDPKEP
- a CDS encoding FKBP-type peptidyl-prolyl cis-trans isomerase, translating into MRRSAALTVCAGIVLSLAACSPSGSGSGSAADCTPLGQPGTSSSTVTATGDVGSAPASVTFPTPLKPSGTEVSVLVEGDGARVQPHQGITAAASIVDGKTGETLADYARVAPNSRTTGSDVFTTASLHEGLPYLEDAMTCMPVGSRLAVTVPVSAVFPGQDLSSRGLAATDGLVLVVDITSSFPERATGDPRPAQAGFPSVVTTDDGVPGVTIPPSTPPTEYRDALLRAGDGDEVAGGDVVTMQYTGVVWGTSASAEKQAVFGSSWAAGGPLQVPATASTGGASAAPSAVVVTPGLAKALVGKHVGDQVIAVVPPADGFGDQASAKVPAGSTLVYVVDILGTSKPSK
- a CDS encoding magnesium and cobalt transport protein CorA, with protein sequence MTVVDSAVYVQGVRTADPESLDETFEVLRERRGLAWIGLYRPDADELRHVADEFGLHPLAVEDALTGHQRSKMERYGDTWFVVLRPARYVDADERVEFGELHVFVGPDFVVTIRHAESPDLSAVRRRLEDDPELLGLGATAVLYAILDQVVDEYGPVAAGLEDDVDEIEDQIFGADPDVSRRIYALMREVTAFQRATAPLGAMLDDLRVTAERRDVDLELRRGFRDVHDHVIRVAERADAFRTLLQNALTVHTTLVGQRQNDEMKRLTETSLAQNDQVKRISSWAAILFAPTLVGTIYGMNFTNMPELKWTYGYPLALGLMVVMGGILYAAFRKRGWI
- a CDS encoding HAD family hydrolase, with the translated sequence MISNRPAAVLWDMDGTIVDTEPYWMVAEEALVGSFGGTWTHEDGLRLVGNGLPDSARILQEAGVDLPVGEIIDRLSDRVMEQILVEVPWRPGARELLRAIREAGVPTALVTMSIGRMARQVADAVPFDAFDHVVAGDDVARSKPHPEAYLAAADLLGVDIRDCVAIEDSVPGVASAVAAGATVIAVPHHVPLPADDAYVLWDTLAGRTLADVEAAHDARHAVAPTRDEVRA
- a CDS encoding tRNA (adenine-N1)-methyltransferase, with the protein product MTVDTAAARFSGPFRAGDRVQLTGPKGRLNTILLEPGKVFHTHRGMIDHDDLIGLPDGSVVTNSAGVECLALRPLLSDVVMSMPRGAAIIYPKDAAQILGLADVFPGATVVEAGVGSGALSMWLLRALGPTGTLLSFERREEFADVARGNVSSYFGHSPENWSITLGDLAEALPTVTEPHSVDRVVLDMLAPWECVVAVAEALTPGGVLLCYVATVTQLSRVAEALRDTGLFTNPDASETMIRGWHVEGLAVRPEHRMIGHTGFLITARRLAPGSVLPQLKRRASKSDFSDEDMEAWTPGSLGERRVSDKVLRKRVRIAEHGAELAGARDAAEADGAAAPEVPGDAPEPADPTA
- the mshC gene encoding cysteine--1-D-myo-inosityl 2-amino-2-deoxy-alpha-D-glucopyranoside ligase, producing MRAWSRPAVPAVPGEPPVPHLHDTSTGSVRPAECVGDGRVGLYVCGITPYDATHLGHASTYLAFDTLQRVWLDRGYDVAYVQNVTDVDDPLLERATATGVDWRDLAAEQVELFRTDMEALRILPPDSYVGVTEVVDEVAAAVAELVRRGTAYPVATPDAAEPGARDLYFDVARAGEDGPWALGDESGYDRDTMAVLSAERGGDPDRPGKRDPLDPLLWRAERAGEPAWDSVVGRGRPGWHIECAVIALRKLDRPVTVQGGGSDLIFPHHEMSAGHASALTGEDFACVYAHSGMVAYQGEKMSKSLGNLVLVSRLRAAGVDPRAIRLALLAQHYRADWEWTDALLEESVARLAAWDAWAADATPSADADADADVVAGEPGEPGELVHLVRERLADDLDTPGALLLVDLRVATGVPAAPVEVEAVDALLGVRLGSPAA
- a CDS encoding helix-turn-helix transcriptional regulator, giving the protein MTDRAAPLQAQDKLAFLLALVPYLTDHGRVGVAQAAAHFRVPAEQIRQAVRLIAVSGVPGSTSSYQHGDLFDIAWDDFEDNDQIVITHMVALDDSPRFSAREAAALIAGLQYVSSQADASDLDLVGQLMAKLARGSSASPSQVAVAAGAGDRTREDLRRAIADERRVEFDYRSPRGGTERRVVDPLRLESVDQDWYLRGWDLARGAVRTFRLDRLDELLVTDLPPEHRPQDVVLGDTLFEPSPDDLRVTLEVAESALPLLGDFVGDERPVPIPGSPGRVGITVRVAHYQGLVRLVSGMAGVVVVTGPPEARAAVADWAERAAAAYDAEG
- a CDS encoding M20/M25/M40 family metallo-hydrolase; translation: MTDTLPDDLDATARIARDLIRFDTTNHGEGRSEGETEAAEYVEQHLLDLGLKPELIDAAPGRTSVLARIPGRNRDKPALVVHGHLDVVPADPANWSVDPFGGVIKDGMLWGRGAVDMKNMDAMMITALQEIITSGRAPERDLIMGFFSDEEAGGVLGSAYVVENRPEWFAGATEAISEVGGYSIDLAGKRAYLLQTGEKALIWIRLVATGTAGHGSQVNRDNAVTRLAGAVARIGMEEWPVHLTDTTRQLLDEIARIVGADPTQVTPDDLAIATGTASKFIAATLRTTTNPTLLAAGYKHNVIPDTAEALVDIRVLPGEEDQVLARVRELAGEGVEVRIVHQDVGLENPFDGPLVDAMVATLGTHDPDAEVLPYMLSGGTDNKALSLLGITGYGFAPLKLPASMDFPAMFHGVDERVPLDALVFGRQVLRDLLLTY